The Myxococcales bacterium genomic sequence CAGGCCTGGACTGGGTCATTTTTTCGGCACTTCGTGAGACTCACCGAAGATGAGCGCTGGAAATCCCTCGAGGTCGACGAGGCCGTGCAGCTCTCTCTGTCGAACCCTTTCGCGATCACACGGGGAGCCGCCACCCACGCCCAGGCGGTGGCCATCGTGGCCGAGTATCAGCGCCGGTACGAAAGGACCAAAGGCCAGGTGCTCGCGGAATGGTCGACGATGGACCCTCCTTTCCCGAAGAGCTTCGGTCCCTTCGGGCCTGGCAGCAAAGGCAACGGCGCCATCAGTCCCATCGTGGCAGGGCCGTTGGCGCAAGCGGCTCTCGAGCACGGGGCGGAAGCGTACGGAGCCGACGTGCTTCGTCGTGTGCTCGCGCTGCAGGCGAAACACGGCCGCCTTCACGATTTCTACTTCCCCTCATCCCGGTCGCCGGGGTGGCTTGCCGAATCCTTCTTTACCATCGACCTTCGCACGGTTGCGAATCGCCACCTGCGGGGTGATCGAACCGGCGGTTTCATCGATCACCCAGACAACGACCTGCGAAGCTTCCCGGTCGGCAAGCAGACGTTTTTGGGCAAGCCCTTCGACGTCATAGATCCCAAGGACAACGGAGGCCGTGCTGCCGTCGTGTTGTGGGGCGCCGGGAGCCCCGGGCCGCGCGAGACCACCGTGGCGGGCATCAACCGGAAGGCCAACAGCATCTATTTCCTGCATTCCGCAGGAAACATAGGTGGGCAGGCCCGGGTGGGTGAGTACGAGGTCAATTACGAAGACGGGACCAAAGTGCGCATTCCCCTCGTGGTGGGCCGCAACATCGCCAGTTGGTGGGCGGATGGAGATGCGGGTGAGTGGCGCCTCGCGTGGCGCGGCAAAAACCCCCACGTCTCGGTGATCGGCGTGGGTGTATGGGGCTGGGACAACAAACAGCCCGACAAGGTCATCGAGAGCATCACGATGCGGGCGTCGGGCGGAGGCAGGGTGCAGCTGCTCGGCATCACCTTGTCCACGGCCCCCGTGCAATTCGAGCGCGGGGAGGTGGAAGGCGGTGGCGCGGAGCCCTGGGCGGCAGGCGTCGTGTACCGCGCGGCGGTCGAAGGTCTGGCTGGCGTGTCGGACAAAGCTCACTCTTTCACGCACGTCCGCGTTGCGCCGCGCTGGCTGGCGGTTGGCCAGCCACGGGCCCGCGTGCTTTTGCGCTATCCCAGCTCTCTAGCGTATGTGGCTTACGAATTTTCCCACCTATCCGGCGCCCGCACGCTGCAAATGACGTTCAGTGGCAGCGGCAAACGCTTCGATTTCCACGTGCTTTTACCCTCTGGCCACAAGCCCCGTCGTGTGACGCTCGATGGACGAAAGCTGCGTTACCGAACGGAGGTCGTCGAGGCCAGTGCGTATGCGGACTTCGTGATCGAAGAGCAATCGGCAGGGCGCGTCGAGATCTCGTACTGAACGTCTCGCACGTGCGTCTCAAGTCGTGGGCCGGTTCCGCCGAGCCTTCGAAAGAGAAGTCGCATGCGCCTCAACGTTCGAATGAACACGCCGCGGCTCGGTCACCTGGCCGGCCTTCTGCTCATGAGCGTCTGCGCCGCCTGCGGCGCGATCGCAAGTTCCGAGGGAGTTCCGGATGGCGATGTCGCCCCGGCACCGCCGGGTGACGGTGGCATGGGTGCGGACGACGCCAGAGGGAGTGTTATTGACGCGTTTTTCGTGTCCTTCTCTGACGCGTTGACCATGCCCCCCACGCCAGAGCCGGCATGCAGCGGCACCAAGCCGTGCCCCAGTGGTCAAGTCTGTTTGACGGGCCAGTGTCAAGCCAACCCCTGCGCAGCGGCCGAGGGCTTCTCCTGCGGGGCCGGCAAGGCTTGCCTGGCGGTGTGCGTAAAGGTCGAGAACAAATGCGCGGGTGTCACCTGTAGCGACGGCCAAACCTGTATCGATGGGGCGTGTGTGCCGGGGTGCTTCAAGGAGGCCTGCAACGCCGTCACGTGCAAGCAAGGCGAGTTTTGCGATCCGAACACGGGCAAGTGTGCCGCTTTGCAGACCTGCAACGCGCTCTGTCCCTCGGGTCAAGCGTGCCACCTCACGTGCGTGTCCGACAAGTCCCCCTGTGACAACATCCTCTGCAAGGCGGACGAGTTCTGCGTGAGCGGCACGTGCGTCAAGAATCCCTGCCACGGGGTGACCTGCCCGCAAGGCAGCGTGTGCGCCAACGGCACGTGCGTTGACACGTGCGACTGCAAAATGACCTGCAACCAGAACTCGAAGTGCATGCAGGGCGTCTGCGAGTGCGCTCCCAAGTGCGAGGCGGGTAAGTGCGGCGACAACGGGTGCGGCGGGAAGTGCCCGTGTCCGAGCGGTGAGGCCTGCCGGCAGGAAACGTGCTGCAAGCCGAACTGTCCGTCCGACGGCAGCCGCGCCTGCATGAGCGACGGATGCGGGGGCACGTGCAGCTGTCCCAGCGGATCCGGGAGCTGCTACCAGGGTCAGTGCTGCAAAGCAAACTGCCCCTCTGACGGCAGCCGCGCCTGCCAGGACAACGGCTGTGGCGGCAAGTGTTCGTGCCCGGGGGGCAGCTGCGTGGCAGGCATGTGCTGCAAACCTGACTGCGCCGCTCCCGGCAAGGCTTGTCGGGACAACGGCTGCGGGGGCAAGTGCCCTTGCCCTGGCGGCAAATGCGTCTCGGACATGTGCTGCCAGCCGAACTGCCCCGCAAACGGCGCGAACGCCTGCAAGTCTGACGGCTGCGGCGGTACGTGCAAATGCCCGAGCGGCGAGGGGAGTTGCTACCAAGGGGCCTGCTGTAAGCCGAATTGCCCTGCTGGGACATGTGGTGCCGATGGGTGCGGTGGCACATGCAAGTGCCCGAACGGTTCGACCTGCAACAACGGCGTCTGCAGCGCGAAGGTCTGCAGCCCCGCGTGTGGCTGTGGTCAGGTCTGTTACGATGGCCAGTGCGTGGCGCTCTCGTGCGACGCCGATGAGTTCAAGTGCGGTTGCGGCTGTTGCCCCCTTGGCCATACCTGCGCCGCAGGTCGCTGCTTGCCTCCCGGCGCGGTGCCCTGAACCTTCCACGCCGACAGGGCGGCGCCCGTCGGCGCAACGGGCACGCCTCCGGGCCGCCGTGAGCGGCAAAGGGCCCTATCAGCCCAGGCCCCAGGCCGCAGGAAGGCCATGGCGCAGCAGCGCATCTGCCTCCTCGGGGGGGATCGCCTTCGAGAACAGGAAGCCCTGGATGCGGTGGCAGCCCATGGCCCGCACGAGCGCCAGCTGATCGGGAGTCTCCACGCCCTCGGCCGTGACCGAGAGGGAGAGGTTCTTTGCGAGGCCGATCATCGTGCGCACGATCTCGTTGGCCTTGCTCGAGCTCGACATGCGGGCCACGAACGTGCGGTCGATCTTCAACCCGTCGACCGAGAAGCGCTCGAGCTGTCCGAGGGAAGAGTAGCCCATGCCGAAGTCATCGATGCAGACCAGCATGTCGATCCGGCGCAGTTCGTCCAGCAGCTCTGAGGCAGCAGCCGGGCCCTCCATGAGCGCGCTCTCTGTGAGTTCGAGCGTCAGGTCACGCGGATCCACGCGGGTCTCATCGAGCACCCGTCGAATGTCCGCGAGCAGGTCAGGCTGGGTGAACTGCCGGGGCGACATGTTCACGGACAGCTTCGGTGCAGTGCCCGGATACTGCGTTTGCCACTTTCTCAACTGAAGGCAGGCCTCTTCCAAACCCCACATACCGATCGGGCAAATGAGGCCGTTCTCTTCGGCCAGAGGGATGAACTCGTCGGGGCCCACGAGCCCCCGCTCGGGGTGCGCCCACCTGAGGAGGGCCTCGAACCCCGCCAGCCGCCGGGCGTCCACATCCACGATGGGCTGGTAGTGGAGCACGAACTCGCGGCGCTCCACCGCCCGGCGCAGGTCCGTCTCGAGCCGCAGGAGCGATCGGGCGCGATCGTGCATCCCTGTCAGGAAGCGCACGTGACGGGCGCGGCCCTGTGCCTTGGCCTGGTACATCGCGATGTCAGCGTCGCGGAGTAGGTCTTCGGGCCGATCGTAATCGTCGCTGCCGAACGAGATGCCGATGCTCATCGTGCAGTAAAGTTCGGTGCTACTGACGTGAAACGGCGCGCTCATGGCGCCGTGGATACGCTCGGCGACCCGCTCGGCATCGGCGGCGTCGCGCACGCTCTCGAGAAGGATCACGAACTCGTCCCCCCCGAGGCGACCCACGGTATCCCCAGGACGCAGACAGGCCTCGAGCCGCCGGGCCAGCGCGATGATGAGCTCGTCCCCCGTCGCGTGCCCGAGGCTGTCGTTGATGCCCTTGAACCGGTCGATATCCAAAAACAACACGGCGTAGGGTGACTCGAGCCGCCGTCGTGCCCGGCGCATCAGCTGTCCCAACCGCTCGAGAAACAGGGCCCTGTTCGGCAGGTGGGTCAAAGGATCGAAAAAAGCCTGCTCGAAGAGCTGGTTTTCGGCTTGCTTGCGCGCCGTGATGTCGCGCGAGATCCCGAACGTTCCAACGATGTGACCTTCTGCGTTTCGCAAGGGCAGCTTGGTGGTGGACACCCACTTGACCCCGCCCCCCGCGAAGTTTTCCTTTTCGTCCTTGCCCACCAAGGGGCGGCCCGTGCGCATGACCTCGAGTTCGTCTTGGCGGGCGTCTTCGGCGTGCGCTTTCCCAAAATAGTCGAAGTCCGTTTTGCCGACGGCGTCGTCGGGGCTGCCAAGGCCCAAGTACCGCGTCATGGCCCGGTTGATGCGAAGAAACCGGCTCTCTTCGTCCTTGAAGTAGATGTTGTCCGGTATGTTATCCATCAAGGCGGCCAGAAAGAACGCGTCACCGGTCGCCCCTTCGGAGCCCGTGACCGATGCCCCTGGTACGACGAGTCCCTGATCGAACAAACTGGCTCCGTCCTGAGACTCTGTTTGCCGCACCTCTGCGGTGATGGCGACATCGAGAGACCTCTTGGGCGCTTGCTTTGGCGCGCTCATGCGATTCATGCGTGCACCCGCACGCGTGGTCAATTTTCGCACACAGATGCCTTGGCCCGCAAGGCGGACATTCTGACGGTGTCGTGGCGGCGGTCGTTCCCTCGCGACCCCGCGGGGGATTTACGGGTCTGATTCGTCGGCCGGCGGCTGCGGTGGCAGAGCTTCCGGCGCAGCGGCGGCGCGCCCGTGACGAAGGCCGGCTTCGAGCGGGGCGTCCGGGGAGCGTCGCCGCGCCGGGCGGTCCGGGCGCTCGGGGCGGGGCCTGTCGCTGGTCCGGGCGCGCGGCTCCCGCGGCGCGCGGTCCGCGCCGGGCCGCTCGTCGGGTGAGGGCCCGTCGCTCGGGCCCGGTGCCTGCGCAGGCGGCGAAGCGGCGAGACTGACCTCGTGCGCTGCGAACACCTGGGGAGGCTTGTCTGGATAAAACACACGAACCCTGCCCGCCAGGATATCGAGGTCTTGCACACGGCCCACACCTTCCGGGGTGTCCACGGCCTTTCCGAGCTTGGGCAGCCCCTTGGACGCCTCGACGTACTGAGCGTCCTCGTAGACCAGGCAGCACTTGAGCCGACCACATTGGCCCGAGATCTTGGAGGGGGTCAGCGCCAAATTCTGGTTTTTGGCCATGCGGATCGAGATGGGCTCGAACTTCGGCAAAAACGTTGAACAACACAGCTCCCGGCCGCACGAGCCAATGCCCCCGACGAGCTTGGCCTCGTCACGCACGCCCACCTGACGCAGCTCGACCCGCAGGCGAAGAAAATTGCCCACGTCCCGCAGGAGATCGCGAAAGTCGATCCGCTGCTCGGAAGCGAAGTACACCGTGGCGCGGTCACGCCGGGACGAGACCTCCGCGCGAAACACCTTCACGTCGAGCTTCAGGGCCCGAGCGCGTTCGCGCGCGAAGGCCACGGCTTGCGCGGCCTGGGCTTCCCGGTCGTCGTGGGCGCGCCTATCCCCGTCGTTTGCGAGCCTGAGGACCTTGGGAAGCGCGCTCGGGCACAGCCGGCGGGCGCTTTGGACCGTGACGCGGGCCACGGCACCACCGCGGCGATCATCGACCACGACGAGGTCGCCGGCCACCAAGGTGAGCGGCCCCGCGTCGCAGACCAGGGGGCGACCCACCGGACCAAACACCACCGTGGTGGTGTTTCTAAAGGTTGACTCGGGCGGCCGCCCGCGCGGCTCTAGGGTTTCGTCGGAAATGAGTTTGTTCATGGGG encodes the following:
- a CDS encoding EAL domain-containing protein, producing MSAPKQAPKRSLDVAITAEVRQTESQDGASLFDQGLVVPGASVTGSEGATGDAFFLAALMDNIPDNIYFKDEESRFLRINRAMTRYLGLGSPDDAVGKTDFDYFGKAHAEDARQDELEVMRTGRPLVGKDEKENFAGGGVKWVSTTKLPLRNAEGHIVGTFGISRDITARKQAENQLFEQAFFDPLTHLPNRALFLERLGQLMRRARRRLESPYAVLFLDIDRFKGINDSLGHATGDELIIALARRLEACLRPGDTVGRLGGDEFVILLESVRDAADAERVAERIHGAMSAPFHVSSTELYCTMSIGISFGSDDYDRPEDLLRDADIAMYQAKAQGRARHVRFLTGMHDRARSLLRLETDLRRAVERREFVLHYQPIVDVDARRLAGFEALLRWAHPERGLVGPDEFIPLAEENGLICPIGMWGLEEACLQLRKWQTQYPGTAPKLSVNMSPRQFTQPDLLADIRRVLDETRVDPRDLTLELTESALMEGPAAASELLDELRRIDMLVCIDDFGMGYSSLGQLERFSVDGLKIDRTFVARMSSSSKANEIVRTMIGLAKNLSLSVTAEGVETPDQLALVRAMGCHRIQGFLFSKAIPPEEADALLRHGLPAAWGLG